The following proteins are encoded in a genomic region of Nomascus leucogenys isolate Asia chromosome 17, Asia_NLE_v1, whole genome shotgun sequence:
- the PLEKHA8 gene encoding pleckstrin homology domain-containing family A member 8 isoform X2 translates to MQIANAAFTSELLYRTPPGSPQLAMLKSSKMKHPIIPIHNSLERQMELSIFENGSLNMEINGEEEILMKNKNSLYLKSAEIDCSISSEENTDDNITVQGEIMKEDGMENLKNHDNNLTQSGSDSSCSPECLWEEGKEVIPTFFSTMNTSFSDIELLEDSGIPTEAFLASCYAVVPVLDKLGPTVFAPVKMDLVGNIKKVNQKYITNKEEFTTLQKIVLHEVEADVAQVRNSATEALLWLKRGLKFLKGFLTEVKNGEKDIQTALRTCKCLMVAQEGCHSESGGCRVACRT, encoded by the exons ATGCAGATCGCAAATGCAGCCTTCACCTCTGAGCTGCTCTACCGCACTCCACCAGGATCACCGCAGCTGGCCATGCTCAAGTCCAGCAAG ATGAAACATCCTATTATACCAATTCATAATTCATTGGAAAG gCAAATGGAgttgagcatttttgaaaatggatctttaaatatggaaataaatggTGAGGAAGAAATcctaatgaaaaataagaattccTTATATTTGAAATCTGCAGAGATAGACTGCAGCATATCAAGTGAGGAAAATACAGATGATAATATAACag TCCAGGGTGAAATAATGAAGGAAGATGGAATGGAAAACCTGAAAAATCATGACAATAACTTGACTCAGTCTGGATCAGACTCAAGTTGCTCTCCGGAATGCCTCTGGGAGGAAGGCAAAGAAGTTATCCCAACTTTCTTTAGTACCATGAACACAAG CTTTAGTGACATTGAACTTCTGGAAGACAGTGGCATtcccacagaagcattcttagcATCATGTTATGCTGTGGTTCCAGTATTAG ACAAACTTGGCCCTACAGTGTTTGCTCCTGTTAAGATGGATCTTGTTGGAAATATTAAG AAAGTAAATCAGAAGTATATAACCAACAAAGAAGAGTTTACCACTCTCCAGAAGATAGTGCTGCACGAAGTGGAGGCGGATGTAGCCCAGGTTAGGAACTCAGCGACTGAAGCCCTCTTGTGGCTGAAGAG aggtCTCAaatttttgaagggatttttgacAGAagtgaaaaatggggaaaaggatATCCAGACAGCCCTAA
- the PLEKHA8 gene encoding pleckstrin homology domain-containing family A member 8 isoform X3, with translation MKHPIIPIHNSLERQMELSIFENGSLNMEINGEEEILMKNKNSLYLKSAEIDCSISSEENTDDNITVQGEIMKEDGMENLKNHDNNLTQSGSDSSCSPECLWEEGKEVIPTFFSTMNTSFSDIELLEDSGIPTEAFLASCYAVVPVLDKLGPTVFAPVKMDLVGNIKKVNQKYITNKEEFTTLQKIVLHEVEADVAQVRNSATEALLWLKRGLKFLKGFLTEVKNGEKDIQTALRTCKCLMVAQEGCHSESGGCRVACRT, from the exons ATGAAACATCCTATTATACCAATTCATAATTCATTGGAAAG gCAAATGGAgttgagcatttttgaaaatggatctttaaatatggaaataaatggTGAGGAAGAAATcctaatgaaaaataagaattccTTATATTTGAAATCTGCAGAGATAGACTGCAGCATATCAAGTGAGGAAAATACAGATGATAATATAACag TCCAGGGTGAAATAATGAAGGAAGATGGAATGGAAAACCTGAAAAATCATGACAATAACTTGACTCAGTCTGGATCAGACTCAAGTTGCTCTCCGGAATGCCTCTGGGAGGAAGGCAAAGAAGTTATCCCAACTTTCTTTAGTACCATGAACACAAG CTTTAGTGACATTGAACTTCTGGAAGACAGTGGCATtcccacagaagcattcttagcATCATGTTATGCTGTGGTTCCAGTATTAG ACAAACTTGGCCCTACAGTGTTTGCTCCTGTTAAGATGGATCTTGTTGGAAATATTAAG AAAGTAAATCAGAAGTATATAACCAACAAAGAAGAGTTTACCACTCTCCAGAAGATAGTGCTGCACGAAGTGGAGGCGGATGTAGCCCAGGTTAGGAACTCAGCGACTGAAGCCCTCTTGTGGCTGAAGAG aggtCTCAaatttttgaagggatttttgacAGAagtgaaaaatggggaaaaggatATCCAGACAGCCCTAA